In Oikeobacillus pervagus, one genomic interval encodes:
- a CDS encoding DUF1657 domain-containing protein, with amino-acid sequence MTVATQMQQTIANCQGVLSNLTTFSLETEDQAAKQMFQNLAKQQQQILDNLNARYQYIQSQEPQFKEQ; translated from the coding sequence ATGACGGTTGCTACACAAATGCAACAGACGATTGCGAATTGCCAAGGAGTGTTGTCAAACTTAACAACTTTTTCTTTGGAAACAGAGGATCAAGCTGCAAAGCAAATGTTTCAAAATTTAGCGAAGCAGCAACAGCAAATTTTAGATAATTTAAATGCACGATATCAATATATTCAATCGCAGGAACCGCAGTTTAAAGAACAATGA
- the ald gene encoding alanine dehydrogenase codes for MIIGVPKEIKNNENRVAITPAGVVNLTQAGHQVLIEATAGLGSGFTDEEYTQAGAKLIESASDVWGQADMILKVKEPIASEYPYFRKDLLLFTYLHLAAEPELTKALVEKEVTAIAYETVSVNRTLPLLSPMSEVAGRMAAQIGAQFLEKNYGGKGVLLGGVPGVQRSKVTVVGGGMVGTNAAKIAMGLGADVTIIDLNAERLRQLEDIFGNRIQTLMSNPHNIEEAVKQSDLVIGAVLIPGAKAPKLVTEEMVKQMSPGSVVVDVAVDQGGIFETVDHVTTHDDPTYEKHGVIHYAVANMPGAVPRTSTMALTNVTIPYALQIANKGFVKAIQENQPLKLGVNTYKGQVTYEAVAKDLGYNYSSVDELL; via the coding sequence ATGATTATCGGTGTACCTAAAGAAATTAAAAATAATGAAAACCGTGTGGCTATTACGCCTGCAGGGGTTGTGAATCTTACACAAGCTGGTCATCAAGTATTAATAGAAGCGACTGCTGGACTTGGTAGCGGTTTTACTGATGAAGAATATACACAAGCTGGTGCTAAATTGATTGAAAGCGCTTCAGACGTTTGGGGACAAGCTGATATGATATTGAAAGTAAAGGAACCAATTGCTTCTGAATATCCATATTTCCGAAAAGATCTGTTGCTTTTTACATACTTACATTTAGCAGCTGAGCCAGAATTAACGAAAGCATTAGTAGAGAAAGAAGTAACAGCTATCGCGTATGAGACTGTTTCCGTAAACCGTACATTGCCACTATTATCTCCAATGAGTGAAGTAGCGGGACGTATGGCTGCTCAAATTGGTGCGCAATTTTTAGAAAAGAACTACGGAGGTAAAGGGGTTCTACTTGGCGGAGTCCCAGGTGTTCAACGTAGTAAAGTGACCGTAGTAGGCGGTGGGATGGTTGGTACAAACGCTGCGAAAATTGCTATGGGATTAGGAGCAGATGTAACGATTATTGATTTAAATGCGGAACGTCTTCGTCAATTAGAAGATATTTTTGGAAACAGAATCCAAACGTTAATGTCGAATCCTCATAATATCGAAGAAGCTGTTAAACAATCTGACCTAGTTATTGGTGCTGTACTTATTCCAGGTGCAAAAGCTCCAAAACTAGTAACAGAAGAAATGGTTAAACAAATGTCACCAGGTTCTGTTGTTGTAGACGTTGCAGTTGACCAAGGAGGAATTTTCGAAACGGTTGATCATGTAACGACTCACGATGATCCAACATATGAAAAACATGGTGTGATTCACTATGCAGTGGCGAATATGCCAGGTGCGGTTCCACGTACATCTACAATGGCATTAACAAATGTTACGATTCCTTATGCTCTACAAATAGCTAATAAAGGATTCGTAAAAGCCATTCAAGAAAACCAACCATTAAAACTGGGTGTCAATACTTATAAAGGTCAAGTAACTTACGAAGCTGTTGCAAAAGACCTTGGCTATAATTACTCTTCAGTAGATGAATTATTGTAA